tatattattttttaaataaagttgATGTGATAAATCCAACACACAAGTATACATATTgttttaacaagtaatactAGTAAGTGACATTGTTCCCACAACGACTGTAGTTATGTACCAATTAACTGAATTCttgcttctatttggcaatcgaataaatagattttgaaactaaataatctaagaaaaaattaaaggtaaatataattttagaccctatgttttgtaaaaattatcaaTTAGACTCTCTCTTTTGTTAAATGACTAAATAGACCCtatatcactactacaaaaacaccctttagaggcggtttttaagccctttcagcgtcggttttcgcaaaattcgctaccgacgctgatcagggcgacgctaaagggtttatatgaaccgacgccatatatacccctatggcgtcggttattagctaggaaccgacgccataggggtatatatgacgtcggttcctagctaataaccgacgccataggcaGCGTACCAACCGACGCCAAAAGCAAGCGATTTTcagttttttcaaatttttttttatttaattatataattttaattttatatttattaatttatatattattttatttaatttaaattacatatttatttaatttaattatatattaattacattttaaattaaatagtaattaaatttgggtaaaaacataatttgatttcataaaagtaattaaatattacacaaacatgtaaaattagttaaaaatattaataagttaataaatctaattacaagttaatctataaaaattacataatgaagaaaaattcttcgacctttgaacctcaatcgtcaccgtgaatcaccgccatcaattgttcgatccactttcgctgtagtggtaacaattctgtttttggatcgtattgcttcttacccccaaactgttaaaaaaattaaaaatttatattagtttatgtatatgtatattatatatttgttattataaaatttatatactatgatcaataattaaaacttacagctttttgatcttgtatgtaacggttggggttggcacgtgcgacgatgtcagtgatatatttcaaaacataaaaaccgcattcttggcttttaggttgtcttggacagtttgcttgtgaaattccttgccacgggccaagatactgatgtgcgtcccctatatacatgaatgccctgtttgggaaaattatattagcatttcaattcgttagttaatttaaattcattacataagaagtcattaaattattaccttccgatcatttgttctatttcttcgggaattgggcggccttttacagggtttaaatggataattttccttggcgcaaccaccactagcgtccaatgcatcctagaaaattatattggaatataagtaagatagtataaaaataatttgaagacataatatagaaatgaacaattagcactaaagaatttaataaagtttacccgatattccaaggaataaagaacatttggtggttgttgttcattaatgataaccaattagccaatcgtcttgccgcatcgtcaaaagactgactctgtTCTTCATCGTTGATCCCATGTACCTTTGTGAGAAGCTgcgggtcgtaaaacttgaaaatttttctcagaccgttgatgctctcccatatgtgcctgccaaaaaaagtgttagtgccttataataatttaactataatttgatataaggttaattagattaaagaagagtatacatcattccaaacagcattccctggttgccgatgtagttacacgtagcaacctgctgcaaatcctctccagaaagcaggatctgggtacgcggtgcaatgaatcctcgggggacagaaattgtgattatatcacgtttatctttgagccttaggaattcatgaatcatccattttagcgaattagggatcaacgccatcttctcttccgtgaacaactcatcttcccgtgcaccacggccttgtggagaaagcatcggagctttcccctttgacgcatcacgtcttgagggcggttgagcgagtagaccctaaacaaaacagaacataatatatatatcaaattttatctaaattctaccgaaatttcggcagcataacggttgtaattgaatgaccccaaaaattttgaacatggctgtataacgacaaataacacatatataacagtagtttgttcatccatcccaccgcaaagacatatattcgcagaacctacttcactacggatgaatattgaagatattcaaactccactaatcattaataattaatttcagttgagaagttacctcggttgttaaaattaagtgtttaggccaaggaaggaacatctggtacacgtccctaacatatctgcactcttcaattgggactgggatttcagcgtcctcttgcaggatttccgtaaccatgatccgagcatgtgaatcatcgtaatcctggcagtgaactttgatcgtacccacatgctcgtacaaataccctcgggccacaatattgtcgatgttgtcagagcagagatgtactgtctgattaagggccgcatggtcctcaaaattgtataggataccttggtcgttgagggaaatgaactcctcagcataaatttgtggttgtacctcatcctgaggagcgtatggttgtggaacatacgcctcaccagccacctctccttcttcctcttgttcggcagcgttcctctgctgcttaagggattggacttcggcttttaatttttcaatctccttcgcttgccgagccacaacatcagacacttcccttttcttcctgccgaacagttgagatgccctgatcaggaacctacaaatcataaaatgcaaattagcaacgatttcatttgtgtaactaaataaataacatttgaagtaatagcatacccagcagccctgacacgtccaggatgctctggtgtcccgagcgcctgcgtgaggatatcgttttggccccGGACTCgaatttgtccctgactaagcttctcctctaattgagcctaatgcacgcatatattcaagcaattagtatatgaattatatacactaactcatgagtagaactcaattaaggattaatatatacttactatcttctcgacaatttccttgtcgtaatcagtgacaagttttctactcttggtgcgagatttaatccaaacacggtggcggggaggatctgcaacttcgaggtcctttttctacataacgttataacaatgaaatgagtaccaattaaattgtatagcacattataacacattaaattttaagtattacttaccacagcttcccgtacgttcaccattccactccgaccacttcgatgtctggattgaatttttgaggaacgttcacgttgcaccttactcaattcctacaatgccaaaaaaatacattagatacatgtacttgtatttaagagtttatcttagtgttaatataattagcgtaccgTAAATTCGggagttagtcgactttcaacaaatttgcaccaatcGGCGGCGTCGATCTCCgggtgcttttcagggacttgtgccagtcgtcccagatcattctctttcaatgcgggcattatgatgtcttttgtcatcctattcttgaagtctttcattaacttcccagctaggatgagacaatcatgtttgaaggtgtccggcacaatgaaccccgtctattttgaaggaaaacaaacacggttagagtcaacatttggagtaatagaaaaacaaatcaaaattctaacaaataatagcttacctgaatgtctttccaaactttatttttcgcagtacggttgacttctttccagtttttataagccaaccctattgtctgccgacatctgactcccagagtggatacgagcttcgcgtagctttttccacagtattgacctttatcattaacttcgagggccactcttttgccctgatccattagtttggatatttcattcatttgcgtcggccctcgtgtaggtattgtggttggacactcattttctgctcccgaatcagatcctgattctgagttcgccatgtctacaccattaacaaacaaacttcaaagttagctacatatataacaagtagtgtatatgaaatattaaaagcataaacaaattgttaagtattcaggaccattcacaaccacaatataaagtaagctatatatcaagttaccaattagacacgttttcttttctttttttgtttatgtttgcctGAATCACAATTGACCCATATTCCCTCATTGATATCGTTTCTAATGTATTCAGCGTCGTCTTCCTCAATGTTACAATCAATTCCCATGAGTTGCTCATGAATTGGTTGTCCAACAATGAAGTCATCGTAACATAAGTCAGCATtctcctcatcctcttcagtcTCTAAGAACCTCCTCTCTGGTGTCGATAAAACAATAGACCATTTATCATTAGCCGGATCAGAAATGTAAAAAACTTGAGCTGCTTGGGTAGCCATGATGAATGGATCATTCTTGCTTCCTCTCTTacttaaatcaaccaaagtaaaaccaagctcgtcagtttttactccaacattgttgtcaacccaagaacatttaaaaattggaattcgaaacacaaaataattgagctcccatatttcttcaatgaccccataatacgtcatagtacctaaaacagggtttctatcttttgcacttgcaaagtgcatagtttctgcgacgatacgtataccactattttgaacctctcgagcatcatctcttgactttgtatgaaaacgtttaccccttacaatgtacgcttcatgctttgcaaccgcaaaagttggtccaagggcaatacgactcaacacatcagatactccatgattcggttcgttcaactttgctataatggtattccttaaccacccaatgaaagtttgacgatgttggtctgcaacccatttttgtttatttttttgatttcttggaaccattgattgtaacagCTCAATATGGTCACTGTAAAACAAGTAAGATAAATCAAGTTATTGTTCATCGTGACTTAAGTAATGTTAATCAAACAAAAGGTACTTACGTTATATATGGTTGAACCTCTGCGTTATTGTTCATCACGACTAATTGAGCTTGATCTAGTTCAAGCTTGGACACTGTCACCATTGTCCCTTTGCCCCTTAATCCTCTATCAACATCATCTGGGTCAGTTCTTGGTTTGCTAATTCCTATTGCCTCAACTCCAGCCATGTACTCTGAACAAAATTCCACAGCCTCTTCAGATATGTAGCACTCAACCATACATGCTTCTGGCCGATAGTGGTTACGCACATAACTTTTAAGtaccttcatatttctttcaaatggatacatccatctcgccCACACCGGCCCACACAGCCTTGCTTCTCTCACTAGATGAACCATTAAATGGATCATGATGTCGAAAAAAGATGGCGGAAAAAACTTTTCCAGGTTGCACAATGTTTTGACTACATGTTCATGTAATGCATCTAACTTATCCAATTCTAATTCCTTCCCGCACAGCctattaaagaaaatgcaaacatgtgtcaaacactctcgaacattttttggcaagactgatctaatggcaattggaagtagatgttgcattaacgcatgacaatcatgtgatttcagacccattagtttcaattcagtctcattcaccaagtttttgatgttagacgagtaaccatcgaatgctttcttcttccgtctatcaagatgatttgcaggcaagtaccgtctgtgacccatataacacatcttgTGTCCATTTGCCAAGCGACGAGCCGATGTGTTAGTGCAACAAATCGGACAACCTTCGTAACCTTTTGTGCTTAAGCCTGATAAATTACTATAAGCGGGAAATCACCGATACCCACAACAACACAAAATTTTCgcattaaaaaattcttttttaaaaccatcatagacctgaaccccgctctcatacaattctattaaatcgtcaatcaatggttccaaatatacatcgatattatgtccaggttgttgcgggcctgatatcattaaagaaagcatgttaaatttcctcttcatcactaatCAGGGAGGAAGGTTgtacataactaggaagacacaggccatgaactatgacgactacttagagatctatgtggatttactccatccgcagacagaccgagacgaatgtttcttggttcagatttgaattcaggatttatgtagttcacttttttccaagcttgggaatctgcaggatgtctaagttttccatctttcactctcttggtctcatgccaaatcaaattttcagaatgttctgcactacgatataatcgtttcagtcgcggaatcaaaggcatgtaccacatcactttttgggggataagtttcctattctccttactcttgtttactttatggcgggataaaccgcaagtcgggcaataattcatgtctgcatattccttacgatataaaatgcaatcgttcggacatgcatgaattttttcatacttcaatcctatagaatttaacgtttttttcacttcataagtagattccggaaagcagttggcaaatggtaagatatctttaaaagcagctaaaaattgagtaaaacatttatcgctcactccattttctgcttttatgttgtaaaactttaccattgttggtaatcttaattttttacaaccatcgaacagaggtttatcagcatcactaagaaaattatcgaatttctcaggatcattaagaaattcctcctgtgcttcgttaagcaagtccaatggataatcatcaaaatcattaccctcgatatcatctaccccccgctttcctaatggatatggatcattaggtaaatgttcgccatggtaataccaattagtataacttctattgaaacctcgtaaatacacatggtccttaatcattgtaatattccctttagatacattacaacaatctacacacggacaatgaatacgatcgtgatttgtagaattctttaaggcaaactctaaaaatgcatcgaaccctacttgaaatcgcaaaggtgtctctctcctcacgcatccatgatttatccataacaaaaatcctatccaaaaaaattcagtatttagtaactacttatagctagttactaattacacaatgtaactaactaagtttctcacaatttattcatattaatttataaattactcaaattctcgttttagattagttcatattattaggttgttttgttgattagaatgttattaaaatgttaaatatttttaataaataaaattgaggggaaaaatttttggtaaagcaataaaggtattaactaatattttttccttttaattaacttttgctctttattttctttgaaaaataaaaatccacattgaacctctcaaatgaaagaaaaaaaaaataaaaaaagaaggattttatatgtttattttgttaatttatttagtaactaattatatctagttactaattacacaatgtaactaactaagtctctcacacaatttattcatattaatctaaaaattactcaaattttcgttttacattagttcatgttattaggttgtttagttgattagaatgttggtaaaattaaaaagtttacataaatgtgaatattattattttttatgtgacctaacttcttattactatgttataattaactatattatgaatggttttagtaagatttatcctaattctaccgaaatttcggcagcataacggctgtaattggacgttcccaaaaattttacaagtgcctaaaataacaaacaaaacagataaacaatacaaaattaatccatccatccgaccgcagtacatgtattcgcagaacctacttcactacggatgaatatttgagatattcaaactcaactaacatgcattgataattaattatatattaagaaaaagttagtaaaagtatatacctataattgcaagcccaaatacgctacacacaaaattatgccgaacccctataatataaagaaatacaacgaaattacaaaattaattatttcataacttataactagttataaaaaattgtaacaagttacttagttactaaattatacatacatatatataatcaattatatctcacactattatctcaaaaaaaaataaaattatatcacacactaattcaattttaaaatttttatttctaaactaatgaaatacctccaatgtcattttattcagaataaatatatattgcaaaaaatatataaaatacaattacaaaatttattttcataaaaaatatacacacactatatacacacacaatatatacacacattatatacaaatattcaataaaatatacaaatacatatatatactatacattgtggtataaattattacctaataaccgcaattcgacgaccaccgtaaaaaatcccgacactatacacataaaacacaataatattactaataaaataaaaaaactcaaataataatttacaaaaacaaaaaataaaacaatatacataatacaataagaatagaagcaatatttataccttaaacgaggttgagattgaacaatttctcaacaaaaatgggtggccggatttcacacccaaaatttactatttgggttcggatgacacttttagaggctaaaaaatcaaaactttttaggtgtatgttattaagtatcgaaaatggagaattttaaaaaaaaaatgggctgaaatggttgagaaatgggggAGATATGGTTGAGGGAAGGTGGTTCGGCGAGGGTTTTTGCTGGGTTTTTTTCTCTCTGGTTTTTGCTGGGTGGGGAAATGGCTGAGTGAAATGAAGGAGGAAGACGAGCCATAGGGTTTATCAGAGGTCgaacctatggcgtcggttccttcataggaactgacggcatagggtacacgtgtcaggttttcgtgtaccctatgccgtcggttcctatgaaggaaccgacggcatagggtatttcagaaaaaaaaataaaaattaatttccaaccgcctctaaatggtataatgcaattttatacctacggtttttatcaaaaaaccgcctctaaatgtcaatttcgaacatagcgggtattttcacaccctttagcttccctttttataaatggggttgaaaaaactgcctctaaaggctaACATTGTAGTAGTGTATTTTCTCGAATTGTACAATTAGGACCTTGAAgtgattttttgtaaaaataaaacttaataataattcgatctagagatgttatgacaaaactggttacatttcctgtatctgttcgtattagaaattatcttaaagttggttatattaaaaaataaaattgttgaaaattgagctgagggtcctatttttactattttggaaaatatagggtctattttttcatttaacatAACAAAGAGTTCaatcggtaacttttgcaaaatacaggatccaaaataatatttagccAAAATTAAACAACTAACATATATTAATGATATATTGTTACAAATAACTGATAAAATTGCTTAATAACTGAAACTATActtgtaataatattatttaattactttatgAAAACTTAAACAACTAACATATATTAATGATATATTCTTACAAAATACAAAGAGGATAAAAAGAACAAACCTGAAAGTAGACGCCCATCTTCTAAAAATTTAACGTAACTAAAATTGAATTTTGCCCAAATTTTTATAAGCAGCCAACTATAGAAATCAAAAGTTCAtcaaaaaccataaaagaatgttaaaaaattcttaaaaaaataataatcactAATATCATCAAGTAATTAAAATTGTATATAGTAATATtaaatagggtaaatactattttggatcctgtattttgcaaaagttacagattggactctgtgttttgttaaatgacaaaatggaccctgtattttctaaaatagtaaaaataggaccctgagcttaatttttgacaacatttttttttaatacaacaacttgaagacaatacttaatacgaacagataaaaaaaatgtaaacagttttgtcatagcacttttagatcggattataattaaactttattttgacaaaaaatcaattcagggtcctatttgtactattttagaaaatacagggtccattttgtcatttaacaaaacacagggtccaattggtaacttttgtaaaacagagggtctaaaatgatatttaccctattaaatatatgataatatttttttaagtgtagcataatgataatttataatcaaTTAATAGTGTAAGAGTTgaagcagagagagagagaaagaaacagagaaagaaaaatgagaggaaaagctCAATCTCTGATGTGAGCTGATATTGTATTTATAGATGTACTGTTACATTGGTTACAGAGGGCAAAAGAAACATGTGACTGAAATGTGTAACTAACTAACTGTAACAGAAGGAATAACAAGTAACTAAACCATAACTAACTCTAACACCCCCCCTCAAGTTATACTCGGCTCTTTGAGAGTTAACTTGTCTCTGAACTTGGCAAAGGGAAGTTGAGGAAGTGGTTTAGTCAATATATCAGCTGTTTGGTGAGCAGCTGAGATGTGTCGAATGTCAAGTGTGTGATCAAGGACTTTGTCTCTGATAAAGTGAAGGTCCACTTCTATGTGCTTGGTTCGTTGATGAAAAACAGGATTGGAGGCAAGAGAGGTGGCACCTAAGTTGTCACACCAAAGGACGGGGCAGGAGTGAAGTTGAATTCGGAGTTCACTGAAAAGAGACTGAATCCATACAAGTTCGGTAGTGGCAAGTGCAATGGCGCGGTACTCCGATTCAGTACTTGAGCGTGCTACCACTGTTTGTTTTCGTGAACTCCACATGATAAGGTTGCCACCGAGGTAAACACAATAGCCAGAGGTGGATCGCCGGTCGTCTATAGAACTTGCCCAATCAGCGTCTGTATAGGCAGTGAGTTGAAGGGTGGCAGCTGGTCTGAAGTGAAGGCCATAGTCTATGGTGCCTACCAAATATCGAAGAAGCCGTTTCGAAGCAAGCCAGTGATCGTTTGTGGGATTCTTGAGATATTGGGACAATTTATTAACGGCAAAGGAGATATCTGGCCGTGTGAGAGTCAGATATTGAAGGGCACCAATAACACTTCGATAAAGGGTTGGGTTGTCCATTGGAGTGCCTTGGGTGGCACTTAGCTTTGTGTTTGGACACATGGGAGTAGGGGTTGGGGCTGCTACATCCATGTTGGTGCGAGCAAGTAAGTCAGATGCATATTTAGCTTGAG
This region of Cannabis sativa cultivar Pink pepper isolate KNU-18-1 chromosome 7, ASM2916894v1, whole genome shotgun sequence genomic DNA includes:
- the LOC133039881 gene encoding uncharacterized protein LOC133039881; translated protein: MNNNHQMFFIPWNIGMHWTLVVVAPRKIIHLNPVKGRPIPEEIEQMIGRAFMYIGDAHQYLGPWQGISQANCPRQPKSQECGFYVLKYITDIVARANPNRYIQDQKAFGGKKQYDPKTELLPLQRKWIEQLMAVIHGDD